A single window of Candidatus Zymogenus saltonus DNA harbors:
- a CDS encoding tetratricopeptide repeat protein, translating to MNKFSKKDYMMTRRSFRFIEAVILFIFVGVLPCCGSPGETPEPDVLEKFSDAERCFSEKNYTEAGERYQKIVEIEPGHYRSLTRLGEISLLMIEYDDALAYFKEAQKHGKDYLPAYEGMAQIYMEREEWEKAIDTYEDMLDIDSDNLDAMAKIGEIYYKAGNTKKAMRFFEKGLKIKSNHYESCYNMGKISFANKDYNEAQKYFLNSLKSKPRSFEANYNLGLTYYHLNRYDEAIGFFRRAVKIDPDSVETYYAMGRALMLTGTYDEAQAWYNKALELEPGLYQAYVDIGIIHKETGLFLDAEEYFRKAIEIKTDCFEAYLNLGLLYLDQEKFKMAEDALAKAVRIRPEDTSALKSLGIVRIKLGKPDSAVSVLKDAIKVSPEDIDLHISLGNIYCSAGKYKEAFDSFENALSLDPESDKAYIGIGEVYLKKGDKKKAEEAFIKASKVNPRSFETFVSLGRLYREMEDYDRAREAFLRVVELKPDLYEIYVDIAEINLNQNKDLNGALVMVNTALKAYHGYSRGHEIKGRILLSMGKKDEAKMELNKALKTDPENISAKKFLDSIQDKGKPDGEVDGETESEGGDETEAVEETPEVETGKKPGDKPKETEGSKDLKLNVEK from the coding sequence ATGAATAAGTTTTCTAAAAAAGATTACATGATGACGAGAAGGTCGTTTCGTTTTATAGAGGCAGTTATTCTCTTTATCTTCGTTGGAGTCCTCCCCTGCTGCGGGTCTCCCGGAGAGACCCCGGAGCCGGACGTTCTGGAGAAATTCTCCGATGCGGAGCGCTGTTTCTCCGAAAAGAACTACACGGAGGCGGGAGAGCGCTATCAGAAGATAGTGGAGATCGAGCCGGGGCATTACAGGTCTCTCACGAGACTGGGCGAGATTTCCCTTCTGATGATCGAATACGACGACGCCCTTGCTTATTTCAAGGAGGCCCAGAAGCATGGAAAGGACTACCTTCCTGCCTACGAGGGGATGGCCCAGATATACATGGAAAGGGAAGAGTGGGAAAAGGCTATAGACACATATGAAGATATGCTCGACATCGACTCGGATAACCTCGATGCCATGGCAAAGATTGGAGAGATATATTATAAGGCGGGAAATACAAAGAAGGCGATGAGGTTCTTTGAAAAGGGACTCAAGATCAAGTCAAACCATTACGAATCCTGTTACAACATGGGGAAGATCAGCTTTGCCAACAAGGATTACAACGAGGCCCAGAAATACTTTCTGAACTCTCTGAAGTCAAAACCGAGGAGCTTTGAGGCGAACTACAATCTCGGCCTCACGTACTATCACCTGAACAGGTACGACGAGGCGATCGGTTTTTTCAGAAGGGCGGTGAAGATAGACCCCGACAGCGTTGAGACCTATTACGCGATGGGGCGCGCGCTGATGCTCACGGGAACCTACGACGAGGCCCAGGCGTGGTACAACAAGGCCCTGGAGCTCGAACCGGGGCTCTATCAGGCGTATGTGGATATCGGCATAATCCACAAGGAGACGGGGCTGTTCCTGGACGCAGAGGAGTATTTCAGAAAGGCGATCGAAATCAAGACCGATTGCTTCGAGGCGTACCTAAATCTCGGCCTCCTCTATCTTGATCAGGAAAAATTCAAGATGGCGGAGGATGCGCTCGCTAAGGCGGTCAGGATTCGACCGGAAGACACATCCGCCCTTAAGAGCCTGGGCATTGTCAGGATAAAGCTGGGGAAACCGGACAGTGCGGTCAGCGTGCTCAAGGATGCCATCAAGGTCTCCCCGGAGGACATCGACCTCCACATCAGCCTTGGCAACATATACTGCAGCGCCGGAAAATACAAGGAGGCCTTCGATTCGTTTGAAAATGCCCTATCCCTCGATCCCGAATCGGATAAGGCGTATATAGGGATCGGAGAGGTCTATCTCAAAAAAGGCGACAAGAAAAAGGCGGAGGAAGCCTTTATCAAGGCCTCCAAGGTCAATCCAAGGTCTTTTGAGACGTTTGTCAGCTTAGGCAGGTTGTACAGGGAGATGGAGGATTACGATAGGGCCAGGGAGGCCTTTCTTCGGGTAGTGGAGTTAAAGCCGGACCTGTATGAAATATATGTGGATATTGCGGAGATAAACCTCAATCAGAACAAGGATCTGAACGGCGCTCTCGTGATGGTCAATACAGCCCTCAAGGCCTATCACGGATACAGCAGGGGACATGAGATAAAGGGGAGGATACTCCTTTCCATGGGGAAAAAGGACGAGGCAAAAATGGAGCTCAATAAGGCCCTGAAAACCGATCCCGAAAACATCTCCGCCAAGAAATTTTTGGACTCCATTCAGGACAAGGGGAAGCCGGATG